A region from the Candidatus Thiothrix putei genome encodes:
- the tnpB gene encoding IS66 family insertion sequence element accessory protein TnpB (TnpB, as the term is used for proteins encoded by IS66 family insertion elements, is considered an accessory protein, since TnpC, encoded by a neighboring gene, is a DDE family transposase.), translated as MFAPAATARIWLCTQATDMRKSFTGLTALVKNQLGQNPLSGHYFVFVNLRKTQMKILYFEPSGYCLWSQRLEQGQYRVQPTTSGQRELTRTDLQLILAGIEVQKSRQFKRYQYPVQPHSGTISP; from the coding sequence ATGTTTGCCCCCGCAGCCACCGCCCGCATCTGGCTATGCACCCAAGCCACCGACATGCGCAAAAGCTTTACGGGGCTGACCGCTTTGGTGAAAAACCAGTTAGGGCAAAATCCCCTGAGTGGGCATTATTTCGTGTTTGTGAACCTACGTAAAACCCAGATGAAGATCCTCTATTTTGAACCCAGCGGCTATTGCTTATGGAGCCAACGCCTGGAGCAGGGCCAATACCGGGTGCAGCCGACAACCAGCGGGCAGCGCGAACTGACCCGGACGGATTTGCAGTTGATTTTGGCGGGCATTGAGGTGCAAAAATCCAGACAATTCAAGCGTTACCAGTATCCTGTGCAGCCACATTCTGGTACAATAAGCCCATGA
- a CDS encoding IS66 family insertion sequence element accessory protein TnpB, with amino-acid sequence MKRPHRRASEWQTLISQWQASGLSAPAFCEQHSIGYASFCQWRQRLRSADGVEEPAVPANTFIDLGALSAGHAALGQGWHIVLSLGNGVELRLSQR; translated from the coding sequence ATGAAACGCCCTCACCGCCGTGCCAGCGAATGGCAAACCCTCATCAGCCAATGGCAAGCCAGCGGCTTATCCGCCCCGGCATTTTGTGAACAGCACAGTATCGGTTACGCCAGTTTTTGCCAATGGCGGCAGCGTCTACGCTCCGCAGATGGCGTGGAGGAACCAGCCGTTCCCGCCAATACCTTCATCGACTTGGGAGCATTATCGGCGGGTCATGCCGCGCTGGGGCAAGGCTGGCACATTGTGCTGAGTTTGGGGAATGGTGTTGAACTACGCCTGAGCCAACGCTGA